The Deltaproteobacteria bacterium genome includes a region encoding these proteins:
- a CDS encoding branched-chain amino acid ABC transporter permease — protein MIEFTQYLLNGLSQGCIYVLLASGLTIIFGILNVPNFAQGHLYMVAAYLGFYMVTSSWVDYWLALILASFALGIIGLLVYFLVFHPIRRAPEVNLFVAAMALLMILEGAALYLFGTETKWFIVSSTKRVISLGGLALPLQRLIVIIGTLVVMAGLQFFIKKTALGAALEATAQHREGALLCGIRVTTISAMAFVVGTALAGIAGVLIGPAVLLMPTMGMGPLLVAFSAIIFGGLGSIGGAVLGAMLLGIIESLVSGYISATYSLTFVFGIMILTLLFRPKGLLGKEVWRP, from the coding sequence ATGATTGAGTTTACTCAATATCTGTTAAACGGCCTGTCCCAGGGATGTATCTATGTGCTTCTGGCTTCGGGGTTGACGATCATTTTCGGGATCCTCAACGTCCCCAATTTTGCCCAGGGACATCTTTACATGGTGGCAGCCTATCTTGGGTTTTACATGGTCACGTCTTCTTGGGTTGACTACTGGCTGGCCCTCATCCTGGCCAGCTTCGCCCTGGGGATTATAGGTCTTCTGGTCTACTTCCTGGTCTTCCATCCCATAAGAAGGGCGCCGGAAGTAAACCTTTTCGTGGCGGCCATGGCCCTTTTGATGATCCTTGAAGGCGCGGCCCTTTACCTGTTCGGTACCGAGACCAAATGGTTTATCGTCTCCTCCACCAAACGGGTCATCTCTCTGGGAGGGCTGGCCCTGCCCCTTCAGCGGCTTATCGTCATCATCGGAACGCTGGTGGTCATGGCCGGTCTTCAGTTTTTCATTAAAAAAACGGCCCTGGGAGCGGCCCTGGAAGCCACGGCCCAGCACCGCGAAGGGGCCTTGCTCTGCGGCATACGGGTGACCACTATCTCGGCCATGGCCTTTGTGGTGGGGACGGCCCTGGCCGGTATTGCCGGTGTCCTCATCGGCCCGGCCGTTCTGCTCATGCCGACCATGGGAATGGGTCCCCTGCTGGTGGCCTTCTCGGCCATCATCTTCGGGGGGTTAGGCAGCATAGGAGGGGCGGTGTTGGGGGCCATGCTCCTGGGGATCATCGAGAGTCTGGTTTCGGGATATATCAGCGCTACTTATAGTCTGACGTTTGTCTTCGGAATTATGATCCTGACGCTCCTTTTCCGGCCTAAGGGATTACTTGGCAAGGAGGTGTGGAGGCCTTGA
- a CDS encoding aldehyde dehydrogenase family protein, whose amino-acid sequence NDLPEGLLSCLIGKAETVGEALIRDPRIPLISATGSVPMGRQVGQAVKGRLGKTLLELGGNNGIIVTPDADLPLAVRAILFGAVGTAGQRCTSTRRLIVHQSLFPALSETLIKAYQQIPIGNPLEAATLMGPLIDREAVKAMQKALEQVQHQGGRILFGGEVLSGGLYDTGTYVRPCLCETRADLPIVREETFAPILYLIPYHTLEEAVAINNGVPQGLTSAIFTRDVQEAELFLSPQGSDCGIANVNIGTSGAEIGGAFGGEKETGGGREAGSDAWKVYMRRQTCTINWSGDLPLAQGIRFETG is encoded by the coding sequence AAAATGATCTGCCGGAGGGTTTGCTCAGTTGCCTTATCGGCAAGGCGGAGACCGTCGGGGAGGCCCTGATCAGGGACCCCCGCATTCCCCTGATTTCGGCTACCGGTAGCGTGCCTATGGGCCGCCAGGTCGGTCAAGCAGTTAAAGGTCGTCTGGGAAAGACCCTGCTGGAATTAGGAGGCAATAACGGCATCATTGTAACCCCTGATGCCGATCTGCCCTTGGCCGTCCGGGCCATCCTTTTCGGGGCCGTGGGGACAGCCGGACAGCGCTGCACCAGCACCCGTCGGCTCATTGTGCATCAAAGCCTTTTTCCGGCCCTAAGTGAAACCCTGATCAAAGCCTACCAACAAATCCCCATTGGAAATCCCCTGGAAGCGGCCACCCTCATGGGACCCTTGATCGACCGTGAAGCCGTGAAGGCCATGCAAAAGGCGCTGGAACAAGTGCAACACCAGGGCGGCCGGATCCTCTTTGGGGGCGAGGTCCTTTCCGGAGGTTTATATGATACCGGCACCTATGTCCGCCCCTGCCTTTGTGAAACCCGGGCCGATCTGCCCATTGTCCGGGAGGAGACCTTTGCCCCGATCCTTTACCTGATCCCTTACCATACCCTGGAAGAGGCCGTCGCCATCAACAACGGGGTGCCCCAGGGGCTGACCTCGGCCATCTTCACCCGGGACGTTCAGGAAGCGGAATTATTCTTGAGTCCTCAGGGGTCGGACTGCGGCATCGCCAATGTCAATATCGGCACTTCGGGCGCCGAAATAGGCGGGGCCTTCGGCGGAGAAAAGGAAACCGGCGGCGGCCGGGAGGCCGGTTCCGATGCTTGGAAGGTTTATATGCGGCGTCAAACCTGCACCATCAACTGGTCCGGGGACCTTCCCCTGGCCCAGGGGATCCGCTTTGAAACCGGCTGA
- a CDS encoding branched-chain amino acid ABC transporter permease yields the protein MKKNLFRRFWAWFLVLSAAIVVPLFAGGYLTSLLILICIWSIVSISLNLLYGYTGQLSLGHSAFLGVGAYAFGLLATNLHFGFWPSFLGAAALSGLLGFLIGIPALKLRGPYFALVTLGFAAIIGVIVLAWVNLTGGANGMAGMPRPNPLPMPWGGKLSFDSLLSMYYFVLFFLVLTALAGYRLVHSLLGMTFIAISEDENLAETLGVDTMKRKLLSFTISAVFGGVAGALYASYNVVISPDLAHFSRGMDVLAYVIVGGAGTVAGPIVGTLMLMAIPEVLQIVPYLKTLINGIILLLFVVFLPDGLAGGIKTFFITGEKSRGMMVH from the coding sequence TTGAAAAAAAATTTGTTTCGCCGATTTTGGGCCTGGTTTCTCGTTTTGTCTGCGGCCATTGTGGTTCCGCTGTTTGCTGGCGGATATCTGACTAGTTTACTGATACTCATCTGTATCTGGTCTATTGTGAGTATCAGTCTGAATCTTCTGTACGGCTATACCGGCCAGCTTTCCCTGGGGCATTCGGCCTTTTTAGGAGTTGGGGCCTATGCCTTCGGACTGTTGGCCACCAACCTGCACTTCGGTTTCTGGCCCTCCTTTTTGGGGGCCGCAGCCCTGAGCGGCCTCCTGGGCTTTCTGATCGGCATCCCGGCCCTCAAACTCCGGGGCCCTTATTTTGCCTTGGTTACCCTCGGGTTTGCTGCGATTATCGGCGTCATCGTCCTGGCCTGGGTCAACCTTACCGGGGGCGCCAATGGAATGGCCGGCATGCCCAGGCCGAACCCCCTGCCCATGCCCTGGGGAGGGAAGCTATCTTTTGACTCCTTGCTCAGTATGTATTATTTCGTCCTTTTTTTTCTGGTGCTCACAGCCCTGGCCGGTTACCGGCTGGTGCACTCCCTTCTTGGAATGACCTTCATCGCCATTTCAGAAGATGAGAATCTGGCCGAGACCCTGGGCGTGGATACCATGAAAAGAAAACTCTTAAGCTTTACAATCAGTGCGGTCTTCGGTGGGGTGGCCGGGGCCCTCTATGCCTCCTACAACGTGGTGATCAGTCCCGATCTGGCCCACTTTTCCAGGGGGATGGATGTCCTGGCCTATGTCATTGTGGGTGGAGCCGGAACTGTGGCCGGACCGATAGTGGGCACCCTCATGCTTATGGCCATACCAGAAGTGCTCCAGATCGTCCCCTATCTGAAGACCCTGATCAATGGAATTATTCTGCTGCTCTTTGTCGTTTTTCTTCCTGACGGCCTGGCCGGAGGAATCAAGACCTTTTTTATTACAGGGGAAAAATCCCGGGGAATGATGGTGCACTGA
- a CDS encoding AMP-binding protein has product MPKKFILKELSRYSTGIYADIIYRNALLYADEMAIKCGDESITFGEFNDRINALIHALQSMGVKKGDVLGVLSWNCLEYPDVYGAAMKFGFISSPFNPRLQDDELDYLINYSECNTLFVGPELVDLVLRLRPRLPKVRNFIVFGKEEVPGLTSHRRLLESYPREEPEVEAVEDDPVFLFYTSGTTGLPRAALYTFDRAMDDTRRFVIALSLEQGDKQIQIMPLFHVGGTKNFWGYFFVGGSNVIMPQNSFDPRATLQTVQDEKATDIHIVPTHLAAFLALPDVDRYDLSSLKRVFYAGSPMPVELLKRGMEKWGPIFLQFYGATEDGPNTTMLSKKQHHAAHKSPEEQKTLASCGFPHIGVHVRIVDDQDRDVGPNVPGELIVQSKGIPREWWRKPEETARTFAGGWVHTGDVARYDEKGFIYIVDRKKDMIVTGGENVYPREVEEVLYQHPAVQEAAVFGIPDDYWVEKVHAAIVLKKEATVTVQEVMDFCKEKLARYKAPKSIEFLGALPKNPSGKILKREMRDQYYAGKDRKV; this is encoded by the coding sequence ATGCCTAAGAAATTCATACTCAAAGAACTCTCCCGCTATAGCACCGGCATCTATGCCGATATCATTTACCGGAACGCCCTCCTTTATGCCGATGAGATGGCCATCAAATGCGGCGATGAGTCGATAACCTTCGGAGAATTCAACGATCGTATCAATGCCCTGATCCATGCCTTGCAGTCCATGGGTGTCAAGAAAGGGGATGTGCTCGGGGTCCTCTCCTGGAACTGCCTTGAATATCCCGATGTCTACGGCGCAGCCATGAAGTTTGGATTTATCTCCTCGCCCTTTAATCCGAGGCTGCAGGATGACGAATTGGATTACCTGATCAATTATTCAGAATGCAATACGCTTTTCGTCGGGCCGGAACTCGTCGACTTGGTGCTCCGCCTGCGGCCGCGCCTGCCGAAGGTCAGAAATTTCATCGTTTTTGGAAAAGAGGAAGTGCCCGGATTGACTTCCCATCGCCGGCTCCTGGAAAGTTATCCCAGGGAAGAGCCGGAGGTGGAAGCGGTTGAAGACGACCCGGTCTTTCTCTTTTATACCAGCGGGACTACCGGCCTTCCCCGGGCAGCCCTTTACACCTTTGACCGGGCCATGGACGACACCAGACGGTTCGTCATTGCCCTGAGCCTGGAGCAGGGCGATAAACAAATCCAGATTATGCCCCTCTTCCATGTAGGGGGAACCAAGAACTTCTGGGGCTATTTCTTTGTCGGTGGCAGCAATGTGATCATGCCTCAAAATTCCTTCGACCCCCGGGCCACCCTTCAAACCGTCCAAGACGAGAAGGCTACCGACATCCATATCGTCCCCACCCATTTAGCGGCCTTCCTGGCCCTGCCTGACGTGGACCGTTATGATTTATCCAGCCTGAAACGGGTGTTTTATGCCGGCTCCCCAATGCCGGTTGAACTTTTGAAACGAGGGATGGAAAAATGGGGGCCTATCTTTCTGCAGTTCTATGGAGCTACCGAAGACGGACCCAATACTACCATGCTGTCGAAGAAGCAGCACCATGCGGCCCATAAATCTCCGGAAGAGCAGAAGACGCTGGCCTCCTGCGGTTTTCCGCACATCGGGGTCCATGTGAGGATTGTTGATGACCAGGATCGGGATGTGGGTCCGAACGTTCCCGGAGAACTCATCGTTCAAAGCAAGGGCATTCCCAGGGAGTGGTGGCGCAAGCCGGAGGAGACCGCCCGGACTTTTGCCGGCGGATGGGTGCATACCGGGGATGTGGCCCGCTACGACGAAAAGGGTTTCATTTATATTGTAGACCGGAAGAAAGACATGATCGTAACAGGGGGGGAGAACGTCTACCCCCGGGAGGTGGAAGAAGTCCTTTATCAGCATCCTGCGGTCCAGGAAGCTGCGGTATTTGGCATCCCTGATGACTACTGGGTGGAAAAGGTTCATGCGGCGATCGTCTTGAAAAAAGAGGCCACTGTGACCGTTCAGGAGGTTATGGACTTTTGCAAGGAAAAACTGGCCCGCTACAAAGCTCCCAAATCAATCGAATTCTTAGGGGCCCTCCCGAAGAACCCATCCGGAAAAATACTGAAGCGGGAGATGAGAGACCAATATTATGCGGGAAAGGACAGAAAGGTATAG
- a CDS encoding ABC transporter ATP-binding protein — protein sequence MALLQVSDVSKRFGGLLAVSGLTFTVKQAEIISIIGPNGAGKTTLFNLLTGIYRPTSGKILFDGREITGFKTHQAARQGMGRTFQRTTVFGRESVLDNVMIGHTLHLKTGVWGTLFRTAFARQEERRVKEKAREVLSFVGLSEKEKLPAGSLTEEAQKRLSIAMVLATDPKLLLLDEPTGGVNLEEIGGLIDLMEKIRKAGITICLIEHKMRLVMRISDRIIVLNYGVNIAEGTSAEIACNGEVIKAYLGARHVA from the coding sequence ATGGCCTTACTTCAGGTTTCAGATGTGAGCAAGCGGTTCGGCGGCTTGTTGGCGGTCTCCGGGCTAACCTTCACCGTCAAGCAGGCGGAAATCATCAGTATCATCGGGCCTAACGGCGCCGGCAAGACCACGTTGTTTAATCTGCTCACGGGAATATACCGGCCCACCTCCGGAAAGATCCTCTTTGACGGCCGGGAGATCACCGGCTTCAAGACCCATCAGGCAGCCCGTCAGGGCATGGGACGCACCTTCCAGCGAACCACTGTTTTCGGGAGGGAGTCTGTGTTGGATAACGTCATGATCGGCCATACCCTTCACCTGAAAACAGGGGTCTGGGGTACCCTGTTTAGGACCGCCTTCGCCAGGCAAGAGGAACGCCGGGTGAAGGAAAAGGCCCGGGAGGTCCTTTCCTTCGTAGGGCTCTCGGAAAAAGAAAAGCTCCCAGCCGGCAGCCTGACCGAAGAGGCCCAGAAGAGACTGTCTATCGCCATGGTCCTGGCTACGGATCCGAAACTCCTCTTGCTCGACGAACCCACCGGGGGCGTCAATTTGGAAGAGATCGGAGGACTGATCGATCTGATGGAAAAGATACGAAAGGCCGGCATAACCATCTGCCTCATTGAGCACAAGATGCGTCTGGTCATGCGCATTTCCGACCGCATCATCGTCCTTAATTACGGGGTGAACATCGCCGAAGGCACCTCCGCAGAAATTGCCTGTAACGGTGAGGTGATCAAAGCCTACCTGGGGGCCCGTCATGTTGCTTGA
- a CDS encoding acyl-CoA dehydrogenase family protein, translating into MQFPFTKDQMEFRSHIARWVDERLVPVADELDRRNEFPRELFRELGELGYYGIHYPEEYGGSGLDSPNIYYTIFLEELSRGSMGLSTPVCMHASTATHTIYKWGSEELKQKYLVPAIKGEMVGAFAITEPNSGSDAASIRTRAERRGDHYVLNGSKIFISNGTCADFITVAAKTDPAKGLKGISLFLVDTKMPGFTVARKLDKFTTHCADTNELVFEDVQVPIEYRLGDENTGFINAYLSLTVDRIFTAAQALGIGRAAYEAAFKYAREREQFGQPIGKFQAVQFKLVDMLTILEQAELYVYHAAAMADRGEPITREAAMAKIIAADGVNLICQKAVNIFGGYGLMTEFPVQRYLRDSYFPMIGGGTSDIMRIVAAKQLGL; encoded by the coding sequence ATGCAATTCCCATTTACCAAAGATCAAATGGAGTTCCGCAGCCATATCGCCCGCTGGGTGGATGAACGATTAGTGCCGGTGGCCGATGAGTTGGACCGCCGCAACGAGTTTCCCCGAGAGCTGTTCCGTGAGTTGGGAGAGTTGGGCTACTACGGCATCCACTACCCCGAAGAATACGGCGGCAGCGGTCTGGACAGCCCCAATATTTATTACACCATCTTTCTCGAAGAGCTGTCCCGGGGCTCCATGGGACTTTCCACCCCGGTGTGCATGCATGCTTCCACGGCCACACACACCATTTACAAGTGGGGGAGCGAAGAGTTGAAACAAAAATATCTGGTGCCGGCCATCAAAGGCGAGATGGTGGGGGCCTTCGCCATCACCGAGCCCAACTCAGGGTCCGATGCAGCCTCTATTCGCACCAGGGCCGAACGCCGGGGCGACCACTATGTGCTTAACGGCAGCAAAATATTCATCAGCAATGGTACCTGCGCTGATTTCATCACCGTGGCCGCCAAGACCGATCCGGCCAAGGGACTCAAAGGAATTTCCTTATTCCTGGTGGACACCAAAATGCCCGGCTTCACCGTGGCCCGCAAGTTGGATAAATTCACCACCCACTGCGCCGACACCAACGAACTGGTTTTCGAGGACGTCCAGGTGCCCATCGAATATCGGTTGGGGGATGAGAATACCGGCTTTATCAACGCCTATCTGTCCCTGACCGTTGACCGTATCTTTACGGCCGCCCAGGCACTGGGCATCGGGCGGGCAGCCTATGAGGCTGCCTTCAAATACGCCCGGGAGCGGGAGCAATTCGGCCAGCCCATTGGCAAATTCCAGGCTGTGCAGTTCAAGCTGGTGGACATGCTGACCATCCTGGAACAGGCCGAGCTTTATGTCTACCATGCCGCGGCCATGGCCGACCGCGGTGAGCCCATCACCCGCGAAGCGGCCATGGCCAAGATCATCGCCGCCGATGGCGTCAACCTGATCTGCCAGAAGGCCGTGAACATCTTCGGGGGCTACGGCCTGATGACCGAATTTCCGGTCCAGCGTTATCTCCGGGACTCTTATTTTCCCATGATCGGCGGGGGGACCAGCGACATTATGCGCATTGTGGCCGCTAAGCAGTTGGGTCTTTAA
- a CDS encoding ABC transporter ATP-binding protein: MLLELKGIRTIYGAFEALRDISLTVDTGEVVTLLGANGAGKTTLLRTISGLVSPARGQIRYDGQGINKITPDAMVKKGISHCPEGKMLFPEMTVQKNLEMGAYCRRKDRRLVERLQEEVFDLFPRLKERRKQAAGTLSGGEQQMVAIGRALMSGPKLLMLDEPSLGLAPLVVMNIMDALARIRERGTAILLVEQNAAESLRIADRGYVLEHGEVVLTGSSESLMGNEKVKQSYLGT, encoded by the coding sequence ATGTTGCTTGAACTTAAGGGGATCCGTACCATCTATGGGGCCTTTGAGGCCTTGCGGGATATCTCGCTTACCGTGGACACCGGAGAAGTAGTGACCCTGCTCGGAGCCAATGGAGCGGGGAAGACCACCCTTTTGAGGACCATATCGGGGCTGGTGTCGCCGGCCAGAGGCCAGATCCGGTATGACGGGCAAGGGATAAATAAGATCACTCCTGATGCCATGGTTAAAAAAGGGATTTCCCACTGTCCCGAGGGAAAGATGTTATTCCCGGAAATGACGGTCCAAAAAAATTTGGAGATGGGGGCCTATTGCCGCCGGAAGGATCGCCGTCTGGTGGAAAGGTTGCAAGAAGAAGTTTTTGACCTGTTCCCTCGATTGAAAGAAAGAAGGAAACAGGCGGCCGGAACGCTATCCGGTGGCGAGCAGCAGATGGTGGCCATCGGCCGGGCACTTATGTCCGGTCCCAAGCTGCTCATGCTTGATGAACCGTCATTAGGGCTGGCGCCGCTGGTGGTGATGAACATCATGGATGCCCTGGCCCGTATCCGCGAGCGCGGCACCGCCATCTTGCTGGTCGAGCAAAACGCCGCCGAATCCCTGCGGATCGCCGACCGCGGCTATGTGCTCGAGCATGGGGAAGTGGTCCTGACAGGCAGCAGTGAAAGCCTGATGGGAAATGAAAAAGTGAAACAGTCCTACCTGGGAACATAA
- a CDS encoding ABC transporter substrate-binding protein, whose translation MGKKTCLWGMVLFAVVCFSIAMAGPLQAAPAMKTVKVGVISAQSGPVAFYGLSVVRSIELAAKDINERGVSGKGPGILVGNQRYKLEVVSYDDSGDPAKSVAGMRKLSEMHKVPVIFGPLGTPQTWACQEVNVGLNVLFVGMSASDKSRKKGNPLYIQERAPTAYFGDPMAQSVWDHGFKKACVLTDVNEAYESWGKRFKQKFESLGGQVPCFESVDIKSTTDYHSIMTSFKAKNPDIIFITAYEEPMALAASHALEVGYTGKFLFNSEWGNKAEKIIPLDKLEGSLVEAMLWTYYRKYPQQDKKGYLTNYLKMYKAAYGEEPALPGPCIHDPAYMMARAMEIAGTVTDAKAIRAACPKALQEGKLPLVFPSNDVLKNGLMVGAPELLLEVKGGQYRLLKELWISKKELE comes from the coding sequence ATGGGCAAGAAAACGTGTCTTTGGGGGATGGTTCTTTTCGCAGTGGTCTGTTTTTCTATTGCCATGGCAGGGCCTTTACAAGCCGCACCGGCCATGAAAACCGTCAAGGTCGGGGTCATCAGCGCCCAGAGCGGCCCCGTGGCCTTTTATGGTTTGAGTGTGGTCAGGTCCATCGAGCTGGCGGCCAAGGATATCAACGAAAGAGGGGTCTCCGGTAAGGGACCGGGCATCCTGGTAGGAAACCAGCGCTATAAACTGGAAGTGGTCAGCTATGACGATTCCGGTGACCCGGCCAAAAGTGTGGCCGGCATGAGAAAGCTTTCCGAGATGCATAAGGTGCCGGTGATCTTCGGCCCCCTGGGGACCCCTCAAACCTGGGCCTGCCAGGAAGTCAACGTCGGATTGAACGTGCTCTTCGTCGGCATGTCGGCTTCTGATAAATCCCGGAAAAAGGGAAACCCCCTCTATATTCAGGAACGGGCCCCTACCGCTTATTTCGGAGACCCCATGGCCCAGTCTGTTTGGGATCATGGTTTTAAGAAGGCCTGTGTGCTCACCGATGTGAACGAGGCCTATGAATCCTGGGGCAAGCGGTTCAAACAAAAGTTTGAAAGCCTCGGCGGCCAGGTCCCCTGTTTTGAATCGGTAGATATCAAATCCACCACAGATTATCATTCCATCATGACCAGCTTTAAGGCCAAGAATCCGGATATCATTTTCATCACGGCCTACGAGGAACCCATGGCCCTGGCGGCCAGTCATGCCCTGGAAGTGGGCTACACGGGCAAGTTCCTTTTCAACTCCGAATGGGGTAACAAGGCCGAGAAGATCATCCCCCTCGACAAGCTGGAAGGATCCCTGGTAGAGGCCATGCTCTGGACCTATTACCGCAAGTATCCGCAACAGGACAAGAAGGGGTATCTGACCAACTACCTTAAAATGTATAAGGCCGCCTATGGAGAAGAGCCGGCCCTGCCCGGTCCGTGCATCCATGATCCGGCCTATATGATGGCCAGGGCCATGGAGATAGCCGGCACGGTCACCGACGCCAAGGCCATCCGCGCGGCCTGCCCTAAAGCGCTTCAAGAAGGCAAGTTGCCGCTGGTCTTCCCGAGCAACGACGTCTTGAAGAATGGTTTGATGGTAGGTGCCCCCGAGCTGCTCCTGGAAGTAAAGGGGGGACAGTACAGACTCCTGAAGGAATTGTGGATATCAAAAAAAGAACTCGAATAG
- a CDS encoding PIN domain-containing protein: protein MDNTGGEPKIKLYLDTSVPSALYDTSKPVRQIITQKWFENEASFYDLYISVTAVEEIDQMENSIKKQNIKEIIFDYNMRVLELSEEALLLAENYLKKGAIPYSEPEDAYHIAIASVNRLAALASWNFKHIVSMNPIRKIHQINMDHGYPIIEIGSLEIFGGAKYGNL, encoded by the coding sequence ATGGATAATACTGGGGGGGAACCAAAGATAAAACTCTATCTCGACACCTCCGTTCCAAGCGCGTTATATGACACATCCAAGCCTGTTAGGCAGATAATCACTCAAAAATGGTTTGAAAATGAAGCGTCCTTTTATGATTTGTACATATCTGTTACGGCCGTCGAAGAAATAGACCAAATGGAAAATAGTATTAAAAAACAGAACATCAAAGAGATCATTTTTGATTATAACATGAGAGTACTTGAGCTTTCAGAAGAAGCTTTACTCTTGGCAGAAAATTATTTGAAAAAAGGGGCTATCCCTTATTCAGAACCTGAGGATGCTTATCATATAGCAATCGCCTCAGTAAACCGTCTTGCTGCTTTGGCGTCTTGGAATTTTAAACATATCGTAAGTATGAACCCGATTAGGAAAATTCATCAAATCAATATGGACCATGGTTATCCGATAATAGAAATCGGCTCTTTGGAAATTTTTGGGGGTGCTAAATATGGAAACTTATAA